From the genome of Medicago truncatula cultivar Jemalong A17 chromosome 2, MtrunA17r5.0-ANR, whole genome shotgun sequence:
TTCACGTCTCTCTGTCTTATCAGTCCAATTGGTTTCAAAATCTATACAACATCCTCATGCACATCATAATTTTGTTCTTTCTATAGTAGTAAAAATTCATAGCAAAATACGCCATATTCAGAGTTGATTTCTAGCAGTTTAGTTGTACTATCGAAAACTATGTTGCTTCTCATGGCTTACCTGGTTGCTAACTTAAAGAGTATTTAAGGTGTAGTTTATCAGCCATGTCATGAAGCATAATCACCATTCAAACGGGTAGCACTTCAGTGCCTTTGGCTTTGGTGCCTTTGGTTcattttagatgagagagaatgttggatgaatgattaaaataaattatttagatgagagagaatgaaTGGTTAAGAGAGAGATAGGAACGAAGGCACCAAAGCCAAAGGCACCGAAGTGCTACCCCATTCAAACACAGTGGGAAAACTCCTAGCCtgttaaattttgaagtttACTGAAATCCAAGAATTGTATTGAACTTCCTAACCACATACAATATAATATGCAGCTAAAGACTAAATACATAAGAACTGTGGGGGAGCATATAGTGGGTAAAGCAAAAGGTATATCTACCACCTCgaaatgtaaatttttatagatttaGACAAATCAATCCAAACCGAGCATGAAAACCTGAGCTTGGCCCGTGACAAAAGATAAAGATGGTACTTATGTTTGACTTGTTTTAATTTGCACCCCAACTTGTTTAATAAATTTGGACATTAGCTTCTTTGaacttgtttgttttctttcccTTTATCAAGTCTCGAAGTTATTTCTTTAAGTTTATTGATTTAATATTCAGTAGACATTTTCATGCAAgaagatgaaataaaaaaaggacaAGTGTAAGTGACTGTATGATTATTCGAGTTAAGTAGTAGATATAATATAGTAAattattaacaaataaaatattctcctagcataaataaattgttattgCATATACCTGTTTAATTTGAAGTTACAAATTTTAAGATATGATAATGTCAGCAATAGGCCTCAATTTCCTAAGTAGGAACCAGCTAGGGGGTGAGGGAAGGCTCTCAATTTCCTGTCATTTGTTTATCTGAAAACTGCTGTAAATGCACTTTAAGAAACTGCTCATACAGTTTCAACCAGACAAAGAACTGCCTCTGCAGTGTTTGTGTATTCCTTATCGTTCATCAATATTATCCTACCATATTCAGTATATACAATTGATTTAGATACCAGTTCTAACAAACACACAGAGTTACAGAATGCTTAAAAGCTTTTAATGTCGACCCCTAACACTTGAACTTATTCCCCTACTTATATAATCAGATCTAAATTCAAGCTTTAACTTGTTtagttaaaatataaaaagtcaaatcAATCACTTTATAGGTCAAGCTTTAGTAGTTAGCAAGCggcttaattaatttacacccAAACGTAAATGCAGGCATATATATATGGGTCACCTGTTTACCGAACCAATTGACCAATGTTCAGACTTTAGTGTTCAGAGTTCTGGGATTAGTGAGAAAAGTTGCACATGGATGTGGGTATGGAGGAAGggttttattagaaaaatgagTATTGGATCTATATGTTGTATCCCTTTACATAAATACACATGCAAATATAAAAGtacaaatgataaatatttctctttcttttttctaatataaaaatttgttatcTGGGTTTAGGCATGGGTGAGAGATAGCACAGCCAAATGGATATTATGACAGATTTGAAAATGTCCCTTTTATTGGGTTTATGTGTGAATTCTCCAGCCATCGACCCCAAAGCCAACCAATTTAAACCCCTACTACTATCAACACCCTCATAGTCCACCAGAAATTAGGCTTCAAAGCTGAATATCTTTCAATGACTATTTTAACAAGCATTTTCTAAGGCATTGGTGGTAAACAAATGAAGATCAACTTAAGACTACATACAGACATTGTACTTGTCATTCTAAAGTCAATTTTCTCATACCATGCCTGAGATTCTTTTTCCATTTCCATACAACCTACCAAGCGAATGCCTACACATGCATACTTAGCAAATTTACTCATGTCAAGATATATAATGGTGATGAGAATGAATTAATACTATCAATTTATGCAAacttagaataaaaaataaaacaacgcAGCGGAAACATGTATAACTCTAACTATtgacataaaaaagaaacatcGCAAACAGAAACAGCAATATTGTGTATGACTCGTATGGTACCTGCGAACTGGTTCTTGAAGCTCAGTAATAGGCTTTCCACTCAATGgacatttgaaattcaaaatattagaTTGGGTACCGGTCATTACAATGTCATCATTTTCTTCACCTGGCATTGGTTGTCCCTCATGATGCACATtctaaagaaaaagataaacaaaaagCAATTAGATTGTTCCTTGAATTCAATAGCAGTTTTGCACAAGGAACTTGGAAATATGTCAGTTCTCAATGAAAAGATATTATTGCATTGCATAAGTTACAAAAACAGCTTTGTAttcttcaagaaaaaaatagaaacagaaAATTACAAAGTGAAATAAACCAGTGTTCAATTTATATCTCCCCCTCTCAGAACATATATGTGCACATACATGTGTCTTGGTGCGTAtgtgtgtgtgggtgtgtgtgaaTACAAGATCAAATACTCCTGAGAAATTAGACACATAATGTTTATAGCAAACAATGGAAACATAAATATGATATAAACATATCCAATGGTGGGAACTGGAAAGGTATCAATCTATTGATTGGGATACAAGTCTTGTAAAACAAAGATGGCAACTTAGTACATTGAAAGAATATGTTCTAACCGAAGACAGGCAGTTACATTTCTACTTTTTCCAATCACTGCCAACGCTCAATGGTAAAGAGAACACTCTGGATGAGTGATATGTTTCACAATCTTTGATACCATTATTAGTTATTACTCATTTCATGAAGCCATAAgcaaaatatttgaaagaaaaaaattatttcacacTACTTTAAGACAAACAAAATAGGGATGTTTACTGAGTACTGGCcaaaagagaaataagaaaataatcttGATAGACATATTTAAGTTCAACTGCAGAACAAAACAAAGGAAATTGGGGAGAAGAGGGGTAGGGGTAAGTATCTTCAACCCCACTAAGAGCGACAAGAAACATACCCATACAGCTTCCTTAAATTGGCGCACTAAAGTATGTCTTTGAACATCTGAATTTCGATTGGCCTGAAACTGCGAAATTTCATCCTCAAACACCTTATGAAAATCAGTCAACTGCATATTTGCAACATCAAAAGGAAAGTTAGTTTTTGGACAAAGGATGGTGTTAGTGTTAATGTAACGaatatgaaaacaaaacaaaacgacTTAACTACTATTTATGATAACTGGGGTTTATATACAAAGAGAAAGGACTGATAAGGTCAAACACCTAAAACGAATGACAACGAACCTAACTAACTACTCAATATTACTGCCATGTTTGGCTAATCAGCTTAATTTGGCGTGtatagcataagcacttatcattttattttactttttgaggGGAAAatcttatagcatttcattacaTATCAAGTTCAAGATACAAGGTGGtgcattaataaataaatgggaCTAGCTAGGAAAGTGGCCTCTCGTGCAAGATTATGAGCTACCTCATTCGTTTGTCTCCGACTAAACTCAACCTTAGAGTTTTCAAATAGTAAGTTAAAGCATCTCATACATTCATCAAGTAATTCTCCAAACTCCGAAATGTCATTCTTGCCTTTGTTATAGTTATCTACCACTTTCTTGgcatccaactcaaaatcaacatttgaaAGTTGTAGATCATGCACCCATTTCATTGCATGTAGTAGTCCCAAAGCTTCATCTATGTCTGGAGAACATATAGGCTAAGACCATAATGTTTGTGCCAAGACGAAACGCCCTTCCTCATCCCGAATGCACATACCAtaaccaacacaattcaacaagGCGGAGAATGACACATACACATTGCATTTGTGCCTGCCTGCAGCCGGTTTTTGCCATCTAACCTGTGCCTTCTGCGTGTTTGTTCTGCTGTCAGCTGCTGTGTTCACAGCTGTTCTCACCCCCGCCCCATTCACAGCTGTTCAACTTTCGTTTGTGACAAATCTTGTAACAATGCAAAAACAATCTCAGCCACTGTGTTATGTTGTTGCAGCGCTGTGTTCACTTCTTGCCACATATTTCCCTCACACCATACATTTCTAGCTCTTGGGCAATCAAACAACGCATGAATGGCATCCTCATAATTGTCCTCACACATCGCACACATAGATGGGCACTGCACACCTCTGTCCAACAATCTTGCACGCGTTGGTAAACATCCTCAACAATTTTCCAAATCAAATTCTTTACTTTTGGGGGTGCCTTAAGCTTCCAAACGCCGGTCCAATAGCCTGGCCTATGTAAGTATGAATTGTCTGCTATTTCTTCCATGCATAGCCGGTAAGCACTTCTCACAGAGTAGTGACCATTCTTCTCCACCTTCCATATTAATTTATCCTCCTCCACTTGTTGAATAAGAGGAGTTTTCAATATGCTCTGAGCTGTGGCGTAATCAAAACAATGTGCTATCACTTGGTGGTTCCAACTATGAGAGTTATGATCGACAAGTGAATGAACTCTGGATTGTTGTATCGCCATAACTGGTTGGCCTTCTCCTGATATGCAGGCACCATCCCTCAACCAGGGAGCATAAAAAATTGGGATGTTCAGACCTGATCCAATTTTCCATCTGGAGCCTGTGAGGAACTCGCTTTGCACTGAAAATACTGTGCCACACAAAACTTGGTTTGTGGCCTAATTTCGTATCAAGATAGCAGCTGCGGGGAAAATAGCGTGCCTTAAATAGTTTGGACACCAGGCAATCAGGTTATGTTTGGAACTTCCAACCTTGTTTATCATATAAGCACTTATGCATaatctatttctataacaaaagataaaataatttaattgttttgtataAGGTATAAGCTGTTTTTACATCCTATCTTGGAGAGATTATGGACATGTCAATTTCTATAACCTATCTTTGAAAGCTAATGGACatgttataagctgttttcataagttctcccaaacagtctcacaagtactTATACCACTAGATAAGCGTGTCACTCTTCATACACTCTAGTCAGGCCTTATCTTTAATCAATGTGGGATTTGGGATTTTCCCAAAACACCCCCTCATGCCCAACACTTTCGTGCGTGAATATAAACGGTAGGTAGCCCGATCGattggctctgataccatattaagtTTTATACTGAgcttaactcatccttacaaaactggTAAAGTGAGGATCGTCCGCCTCTGCTTATAAACACATGTGCATGCAGTACATTTATCCAATAGTTAAATGATAAGTGATAAGTGGAGAGATTTGATTACCTGTTCTCCAGGCTTGTATCTATTACCAAAAGCTTGAACAGAAGATGAAAAATGCACACTAAGTTCATTTAAGCCAATTAACTCCACAACAGCATCTTCCATCTCCTTcacctaaaaaaattgttttcactTTCCACCCATCACATGACCgtaattacaaacaaaacaaaaaaaattaatgacccacattaagtttatgtttggatacatttacggaaaagtgagttgaaaaataaattttacaccaaaatcaattctagccACTACAAACGTGGAACCAAACATAGGCTAAAATGGTTTTTATTGTTCACTCATCACATGACcaatattactaaaaaaaaaaatgaacacaatcaaattttaatgatattaattaaaaacatcataaaaacaaaaaccttgTCAAAAAGCTTGTCTTTTTCCAATTGAACTGCAATACCCTTCATCACACCAACTGTTGAACGGATATCCTAAAACAAACCCAGAAAAATGTAACACAATAAGTGATAAACAAaatgattgaatttatttaCAAACACGAAAAAATGCTCCTTTGATTAAAGGATACCCTAAAAAAGAAGGGTTTGAGAGTTTACAGAGATGATAGGTTGAATATCAGTGCCGTAAGTGGAAGTTAAGTTCTTTATCCGACCAGAAACGCCGCCGTGTGAACTTGACGCCATGAATCTCCGGTGGATTGGTGCTCTGAGAGCTCCGCGAAAGGGGAATTTTGGAGGGAGATAGGAAGGTTAGAACCTCACggtgaaaattgaattttgaaatacTACAATGCAAGTGAATAAGTAATTtccctaaataaaaaaaaataaaaataaaaagttaattagGTTTTATAtttgggtcttgttaactagtgtcttaagacactagttaaggatacaaaaatgaaaataattgataaattttaaatagaaaatgttacattttaaagtttcaatgcattgaatgcatcatttccaagacaaaatttcttctttaattttcttaacaagGGCAAATATTAGCATTTctctttatattttataagactTGACTCAACCGACAATATCAATATTGTTAGATTGGATTACTCCGGTTTGAATATGAGCACGCCAATTACTTGTGTGAATTTTATGCggtgacaaaaaaaactaattagtcTTGTAAGTACAACTTAATTGTTAAATACATACTCCATCTGCTTCACAATACATGTCGtttttgaagaataattttgtttcattttacttgtcactttcaagtttcaatgcaatattaattatttgtttatcaATAAGAGTCTTGATAACTtatgccctaagggcacaagataagaaactaaataaagaaatttaaccttagaaattgtgcattcataaccttaaaaattaaaaaacttatcttatatttattgtttaattctATTTTAGATCCTTATCGTCTGTCCTAAGAGTGTGTTTAGATgaggtaattgagaaattttaaagaatttaaaattctaggcaattcaaatgattcaattaaattgctttcattcataaatattattgtttggatggtgtaataaaaattttattatcatcatttttgggcaacttttataaattttaggggccaaattagaaaattgaaattagggatcaatttgtaaatttcaaaaatttgaggaatcaaattataatttttgaaaattttgaagggCCGATTTGCAATTTTCTGGAAATTTATTGcgatcaaattgaaaattttggaaaattttaggaccaaaatgcaaaattataacaatgaagaattttgaaattcttaacttttaggtgtcacttcaaattctctaaatttgACTTGACCAAAATACTTCATGAAATTCCATCATttggaaaattcttcaaattattatccaaacaatggaattcacgtcaaagtatttgaattccctcaaaacattacattccctcatccaaacacactttaATCAAAGAGTTTGTTTGGGTGgggtaattgagaaattttgaagaatttagaattctagagaattcaaatgattcaattcaattgctttaattcttaaatgttattgtttggatgaagtgatgaaaaaaaattattgtcatcatttttgggcaacttttataaattttatttttttgggccaaatttgaaaaatgaaattaggggtcaatttgcaaatttcaaaaaattgaggggtcaaattataatttttgaaaattttgatgggCCAATTTACacttttttggaaatttattgggttcaaatagaaaattttggaaactttgaggaccaaaatgcaaaatttgaaaaattataacaatgaagaaatttgaaattcttagctTTTAGGTGTTAtttcaaattctctaaatttgACTTGACCAAAATACTTCAtgaatttccatcattttgaaaattcttcaaattattatccaaacaatgaaattcacctcaaagtatttaaattccctcaaaacatttccTCATCCAAACATACTCTAAGGGTACAAGTTAGCATTTCACTATCAATAATAcccttacttatttattttacagagagaaataatagaatgaaataataaatcgATAATGgtattatagaaagaaaaaaacacagaatttcatcaaaaataacaaaatttatttgatttctttggAGAATACACTCTGCTCTTGAACTTGTTTGAGATAAAGGACACCGAACGCTTTCTTTTGAATCTGACTCGGTTATTGATGTATCTTTGATTAATAAGGGGCGTCCCTCGACTTATCCTTGCTTTTCTATGTTCCCCCTCATTAATCACCTTATGATGAaagattgacaggttaccgttTCTCATATTTATAGGCAGGCAAACCAAGCAGCTGACTGACTTGCGGATTATGCACTTTCAATATCTACGGGTACTTACTATTTAGATCATCCACCGCTGGGTTGTGCTAACCTTTTATGGCATGATGTAGCCAATGTCTATTTTAATCCTCGTGTTCATTTGTAGTTTGGCCTAAAATGCATGTATAATAACTTCTCCAATGTTCAGTAACATTGTTCCTTTCCATTCTCGTTATTTTATTCTTCTTGTTCCATTCCATGTATGTAAAATGGAATGTGATGTTTTGAGAGTAATGTCGATAATGTTAATTAAATGATACAgatgaaaacaaaatcaacgttaaaaattaaaactctCTCTCTAAGATTTCGAAGAAAAAAATCTCTGTACTACAAATATAGGAAATCAAAAATGTCTTCGAAGACTAATGTAGAAGAATTCAAAAAGTAGTACTTTTGAATACAAATGAAGATTCGATGCACTCCAAAATAACTACCATATTGAAGAGTAAAGAACAAGTTCTTGGGAAATTATCAACTTTCTAAATTCAAaagattagaaagaaaaaaaacttgcaaAAGGAAGTTTTCTAAGGGTAGGAATAGTATCATTTGGGGAGTAATATCACTTTCAAAATgctagtttttttatttctctacaatatttcatttgattaaattaaacctCTCTTGGTTTATTGCTGCATTTGGTAGTTGACAATTAATTTGTTCTAATTGTTGTTATTGTCTAACTCAATGCATACTTTTATAGTTTAAGACAAAATGGACAGTAGGAGAGAATTAAATTCGTTTTTTTTGGCAATTTCACTCATcagcaaaaaacaaaaaaaattggggcATTTCTAATTGCCCGGGGTTCACCGAATAAAACCAACTCACAACAATAGAAATCGGCCAAAGGAGCAACTCGCATACATAGTGATCGAAGCAGATGCTATGGCTAGTCGTGGCAGTAGACTGGTGATATACTATGCAGAGTGAACAAAG
Proteins encoded in this window:
- the LOC25487298 gene encoding E3 SUMO-protein ligase MMS21 encodes the protein MASSSHGGVSGRIKNLTSTYGTDIQPIISDIRSTVGVMKGIAVQLEKDKLFDKVKEMEDAVVELIGLNELSVHFSSSVQAFGNRYKPGEQLTDFHKVFEDEISQFQANRNSDVQRHTLVRQFKEAVWNVHHEGQPMPGEENDDIVMTGTQSNILNFKCPLSGKPITELQEPVRSMQCRHIYEKQVITQYIQSEGGRTQCPISGCPKALDVNVLVQDPSLAVDIDEMRKMDKETNVEDFTMLDED